Proteins encoded together in one Caulobacter sp. FWC2 window:
- a CDS encoding tryptophan halogenase family protein: protein MAQTNPVRSLLIVGGGTAGWMAATWLAGRLARQNIQITVVESPDIRTVGVGEATVPAIRDYFRDIGVTEAEVMAATQGTVKLGIEFRDWKREGDSFFHPFGLYGMPSRGVAFHQFWLKRRAEGDATPLAAYSLCTQLAMANQMMDPPVSPPNDLGVFNWAVHFDAGLYAQFLRRKATSELGVTHVDGTVVEVSKHPETGFLTGVTLKEGRVLEADLFIDCSGFRSLLLGQQLGVGYEDWTHLLPCDRAVAMPCERDGPLTPYTRSTALAAGWQWRIPLQHRVGNGYVYSSRHISDDEATATLISRLEGRALAEPNLLRFQTGHRHRFWEKNCIALGLAAGFMEPLESTSIVLVQSGVERLGALFPTLDFDPALADEYNRITTLEYERIRDFLLLHYFANRREGEAMWDQVRQVTLPEPLVHKMRMFASRGTMVRYEWESFHDPSWLSMYAGFEITPRAYDPMADYFTKPELDSAFSRMRAAITRARALAMSHEAFLSSLKA, encoded by the coding sequence ATGGCGCAAACCAACCCTGTCCGTTCGCTCCTGATCGTCGGCGGCGGCACGGCCGGCTGGATGGCCGCGACCTGGCTCGCCGGCCGGCTGGCGCGGCAGAACATCCAGATCACCGTCGTGGAGTCGCCCGACATCCGCACCGTCGGAGTCGGCGAAGCCACCGTGCCGGCGATCCGCGACTATTTCCGCGATATCGGCGTGACCGAAGCCGAGGTCATGGCCGCCACCCAGGGCACCGTGAAGCTGGGGATCGAGTTTCGCGACTGGAAGCGGGAAGGCGACAGCTTCTTCCACCCCTTCGGCCTCTACGGCATGCCCTCACGCGGGGTGGCGTTCCACCAGTTCTGGCTCAAGCGCCGCGCCGAGGGCGACGCGACTCCGCTGGCCGCCTACAGCCTGTGCACCCAGCTGGCGATGGCCAACCAGATGATGGACCCGCCGGTCTCGCCGCCCAACGATCTGGGCGTCTTCAACTGGGCGGTCCATTTCGACGCGGGCCTCTATGCACAGTTCCTGCGACGCAAGGCGACGTCCGAGCTGGGCGTCACCCATGTCGATGGCACGGTGGTCGAGGTGTCCAAACACCCCGAGACGGGCTTCCTGACCGGCGTGACGCTGAAGGAGGGCCGGGTTCTGGAGGCGGACCTGTTCATCGACTGTTCGGGCTTTCGCAGCCTGCTGCTGGGCCAACAGCTTGGCGTCGGCTACGAGGATTGGACTCATCTGCTGCCGTGCGACCGCGCCGTGGCCATGCCCTGCGAGCGCGACGGTCCGCTGACGCCCTATACTCGCAGCACGGCCCTGGCGGCCGGGTGGCAGTGGCGGATCCCTCTGCAGCACCGGGTCGGCAACGGCTATGTCTACTCCAGCCGGCATATCTCGGACGACGAGGCGACGGCGACCCTGATCTCGCGGCTGGAAGGACGGGCCTTGGCCGAGCCCAACCTGCTGCGCTTCCAGACCGGACACCGCCATCGTTTCTGGGAGAAGAACTGCATCGCTTTGGGCCTGGCCGCCGGGTTCATGGAGCCGCTGGAATCGACCAGCATCGTGCTCGTCCAGAGCGGCGTGGAGCGGCTGGGCGCGCTGTTCCCGACCCTGGACTTCGACCCTGCTCTGGCCGACGAATACAATCGCATCACCACTCTCGAGTACGAACGGATCCGGGACTTTCTGCTGTTGCACTATTTCGCCAACCGCCGCGAGGGCGAGGCGATGTGGGACCAGGTGCGTCAGGTGACCCTGCCCGAGCCCCTGGTCCACAAGATGCGGATGTTCGCCAGCCGTGGGACCATGGTTCGCTATGAGTGGGAGTCGTTCCACGATCCCAGCTGGCTGTCGATGTACGCTGGCTTCGAGATCACGCCGCGAGCCTATGATCCGATGGCGGACTACTTCACCAAGCCCGAACTGGATAGCGCTTTTAGCCGAATGCGCGCGGCGATCACGCGGGCCCGAGCCTTGGCCATGTCTCACGAGGCCTTCCTATCGAGTCTAAAGGCCTAG
- a CDS encoding LysR family transcriptional regulator has protein sequence MNAVNFRTADLNLFRVFVTLLEEKNATRAGERLGLSQSAISHALRRLRAMVGDDLFIRGQTGLRPTPRALEIAETARTALELLETAVNTQRFDPAVDHHVFTIAAGTYISYVLGPMIAERVITTAPHVEIHFRNLYAGMTEDLDTGSLDMVIGCFEAIPGRFSYAQLFEESGAWVMREGHPAAAAGLDYETLAHLPRVGVTGGNDDPDRTSSGHLGLRRLTSWGEQYALGEKPYQPFSTQDAFSALNIVSHSDMVCILPRRLAQTSVKRGRLVMIEPPNAPPPTPFGAVMRASDGPASPNGWLLEICRAAATRL, from the coding sequence ATGAACGCCGTGAATTTCAGAACCGCTGACCTCAATCTCTTCCGGGTGTTCGTCACCTTACTGGAAGAAAAGAACGCCACGCGCGCCGGCGAGCGCCTGGGTCTTTCGCAATCAGCGATCAGTCACGCGCTGCGGCGCCTGCGCGCTATGGTGGGCGATGATCTCTTCATCCGCGGCCAAACGGGCCTTCGACCGACCCCGCGCGCCTTGGAGATCGCCGAAACCGCCCGCACGGCGCTGGAGCTGCTGGAAACCGCCGTCAACACACAGCGGTTCGACCCCGCCGTCGATCATCACGTCTTCACCATCGCGGCGGGAACCTACATCTCGTATGTGCTGGGCCCGATGATCGCCGAACGCGTGATCACCACCGCGCCCCATGTGGAGATTCATTTCCGCAACCTCTATGCGGGCATGACCGAGGACCTCGACACGGGCAGTCTGGACATGGTGATCGGCTGTTTCGAGGCCATTCCCGGACGATTCAGCTACGCCCAGTTGTTCGAGGAAAGCGGTGCCTGGGTCATGCGCGAGGGTCACCCGGCCGCCGCCGCCGGTCTCGATTACGAAACCCTGGCCCATCTCCCGCGCGTTGGGGTGACCGGCGGCAATGACGATCCGGATCGGACCTCATCGGGGCACCTGGGCCTGCGGCGGCTTACGTCCTGGGGCGAACAGTACGCTTTGGGAGAAAAGCCCTATCAGCCGTTCTCGACCCAGGACGCGTTCAGCGCCTTGAACATCGTCAGCCACTCGGACATGGTCTGCATCCTGCCTCGCCGCCTGGCCCAGACGAGCGTCAAACGCGGCAGGCTGGTGATGATCGAGCCTCCCAACGCGCCGCCGCCAACCCCGTTTGGAGCGGTCATGCGCGCCAGCGACGGACCGGCCTCTCCCAACGGCTGGCTTCTGGAGATTTGTCGCGCGGCGGCGACGCGCCTCTAG
- a CDS encoding DNA methyltransferase: MILDPACGSGVFLVEAYKRLILHWRSRNDWRKINVTVLKQLLEHIRGVDLEQGAIELAAFSLCLALCDALQPEENGLPIASFAPRARA, translated from the coding sequence GTGATCCTTGATCCGGCCTGTGGCTCGGGGGTCTTCCTAGTTGAAGCCTATAAGCGGCTGATCCTTCATTGGCGCAGCCGCAACGACTGGCGAAAGATCAACGTCACCGTACTCAAGCAGCTGCTCGAGCATATCCGCGGCGTCGACCTGGAACAGGGGGCGATCGAGCTCGCGGCCTTCAGCCTGTGCCTGGCTTTGTGCGATGCGCTTCAGCCCGAGGAGAACGGCTTGCCCATCGCGTCGTTCGCGCCGAGAGCAAGGGCGTAG
- a CDS encoding BLUF domain-containing protein, translating to MVQTPIFRLLYVSTASASAAVALHETMRAILLVSDANNRRDGITGFLLSDGYVFVQVLEGPERNVQACFSRICADDRNRTPEVRDAGPATERLFPQWSMCGLNLSGRDNLLLRPGNIGFDLLGAAPGALLQHLQTLVHYHGPALIQAHAPLMRASV from the coding sequence TTGGTTCAGACGCCCATCTTCCGACTGCTCTATGTCAGCACGGCGAGTGCATCGGCGGCGGTGGCGCTGCATGAAACCATGCGCGCCATTCTCCTGGTATCGGACGCCAATAATCGCCGGGATGGCATCACCGGCTTCCTGCTTTCCGACGGCTATGTGTTTGTCCAGGTCCTGGAAGGACCTGAGAGGAACGTCCAAGCGTGTTTTTCGCGCATTTGCGCGGATGATCGAAACCGGACGCCCGAAGTCCGTGACGCCGGTCCAGCGACCGAAAGGCTCTTTCCACAATGGTCGATGTGCGGCTTGAATCTGAGCGGTCGAGACAACCTGCTGCTTCGACCTGGCAATATCGGCTTTGACCTACTGGGCGCTGCACCGGGCGCGCTGCTGCAGCATCTGCAGACGCTGGTCCACTATCACGGCCCCGCTCTCATACAGGCTCACGCGCCCTTGATGAGGGCGTCTGTGTGA
- a CDS encoding PAS domain-containing sensor histidine kinase: MPANSKTSALDATAYERLIQSVVDYAIYILDPQGYVASWNPGAERIKGYGADEIIGEHFSRFYTPEDRDAGLPAEVLRRAAAEGRFAAEGWRVRKDGGRFWAMVVVDPIWDGDRIAGFAKITRDITEQREAAQAALEAERRFRLLVQGVSDYAIYMLDPEGYVTNWNTGAQAIKGYTADEIIGAHFSKFYTPEDVEAGLPAKALETARRDGRFTAEAWRRRKDGSRFWASVVLDPIRDDDGELIGFAKVTRDLTERREIELELERSQQALFQAQKMEAVGQLTGGLAHDFNNLLTGITGSLELMKARLAQGRLTDLERYMTAAQGAATRAATLTHRLLAFSRQQTLEPKALDANKLVAGVEDLIRRTVGPGVEIETVLAAGLWPCFCDPNQLENAILNLCINARDAMPGGGRITIETANTWVDPVGAVERDMAKGQYVAVSVTDTGVGMSAATIARAFDPFFTTKPVGQGTGLGLSMIYGFAKQSGGQARIYSELGQGTTVKIYLPRHRGEPSDAAEEQAVVRPPRANGETVLVVDDEPTVRMLIADTLAELGYECIEAADAAAGLKVLRSDLDLDLLISDVGLPGGMSGRQMADVARTRRPDLKVLFITGYAENAAISNGHLEPGMHVMSKPFPMDALATRIKSIIEAGD; encoded by the coding sequence TTGCCTGCAAATTCGAAGACAAGCGCCCTTGATGCGACAGCGTATGAGCGGCTCATCCAGTCCGTCGTCGACTACGCGATCTATATCCTGGATCCGCAAGGCTACGTCGCCAGCTGGAACCCTGGCGCCGAGCGGATCAAGGGGTACGGCGCGGACGAGATCATCGGCGAGCATTTTTCGAGGTTCTATACGCCGGAAGACCGCGATGCGGGCCTGCCGGCCGAGGTGCTGAGACGCGCCGCGGCGGAAGGCCGCTTCGCCGCCGAAGGCTGGCGCGTGCGCAAGGACGGCGGGCGCTTCTGGGCGATGGTGGTGGTCGATCCTATCTGGGACGGCGACCGGATCGCCGGCTTTGCGAAGATCACGCGGGACATCACCGAGCAGCGCGAGGCCGCCCAGGCCGCCCTCGAAGCTGAGCGGCGTTTCCGGCTGCTCGTCCAGGGCGTGAGCGACTACGCCATCTACATGCTCGATCCCGAAGGCTACGTCACCAACTGGAACACTGGCGCCCAAGCGATCAAGGGCTACACCGCCGACGAGATCATCGGCGCGCACTTTTCCAAGTTCTACACGCCCGAGGATGTCGAGGCGGGGCTTCCCGCCAAGGCGCTGGAGACCGCAAGGCGCGACGGCCGCTTCACGGCGGAAGCCTGGCGCCGGCGCAAGGACGGCAGCCGCTTTTGGGCCAGCGTCGTGCTCGACCCGATCCGTGACGATGACGGGGAGCTCATCGGCTTTGCCAAGGTCACGCGCGATCTCACTGAGCGCCGCGAAATCGAGCTTGAGCTGGAGCGTTCGCAGCAAGCTCTGTTCCAGGCCCAGAAGATGGAAGCCGTCGGCCAGCTGACCGGAGGTCTCGCCCACGATTTCAACAACCTGCTGACCGGCATCACCGGCAGTCTCGAACTCATGAAGGCCAGGCTCGCCCAAGGCCGGCTGACGGACCTCGAGCGATACATGACTGCGGCCCAGGGCGCCGCCACGCGAGCGGCGACCCTTACCCACCGTCTGCTGGCCTTCTCGCGCCAGCAGACGCTCGAGCCCAAGGCGCTGGACGCCAACAAGCTTGTCGCCGGCGTCGAGGACCTGATCCGCCGGACGGTGGGCCCTGGCGTCGAGATCGAGACCGTCTTGGCGGCGGGCCTGTGGCCCTGCTTCTGCGATCCCAACCAGCTTGAAAACGCCATCCTCAATCTCTGCATAAACGCGCGCGACGCCATGCCCGGCGGCGGCCGCATAACGATCGAGACGGCCAACACCTGGGTCGACCCGGTTGGTGCGGTCGAGCGGGACATGGCCAAGGGGCAATATGTGGCCGTCAGCGTCACCGACACCGGCGTCGGGATGTCCGCGGCGACGATCGCTCGGGCCTTCGACCCGTTCTTCACCACCAAGCCCGTCGGACAGGGAACGGGTCTGGGCCTTTCGATGATCTATGGCTTTGCCAAGCAGTCCGGCGGCCAGGCGCGCATCTATTCCGAGCTTGGGCAAGGAACGACGGTGAAGATCTACCTGCCCCGGCATAGGGGCGAGCCTTCGGACGCCGCCGAGGAACAAGCCGTGGTCCGCCCGCCCCGCGCGAACGGGGAAACGGTGCTGGTGGTCGATGACGAGCCCACGGTAAGGATGCTGATCGCCGACACCTTGGCCGAGCTTGGCTACGAATGCATCGAAGCCGCCGACGCGGCCGCAGGCTTGAAGGTGCTGCGATCGGACCTCGATCTCGACTTGCTGATCAGCGATGTAGGCCTTCCGGGCGGGATGAGCGGCAGGCAGATGGCGGACGTGGCCCGTACCCGGCGACCGGATCTGAAGGTGTTGTTTATCACCGGCTATGCCGAGAACGCGGCGATCTCCAACGGCCACCTGGAACCGGGAATGCACGTCATGAGCAAGCCATTCCCGATGGATGCGTTGGCGACCAGGATCAAATCCATCATCGAGGCGGGAGATTGA
- a CDS encoding PAS domain-containing sensor histidine kinase — MFIAWGPELTFLYNDAYAEILGDKHPGALGRPFQQVWWDIWDDIKPLVDRALADEATWSENLPLTMNRRGFLEETWWTFSYSPVRDDDGRIGGMFCSCLETTIQVLAERQNTEQRQRLFELSRDLFGVATTDGYLKSVNPAWSHVLGRTEEELLTRPFSEIIHPDDLGTTAEVVAALARGEAAHQFHVRLLKADGEAIAFAWSAVPDAASASGIFYTVGRDITEELRRDEMLRHSQKMDAMGQLTGGVAHDFNNLLMPIIGSLDMLQRKGVGDQRSRRMIDGALQSAERAKTLVQRLLGFARRQPLQPQPIDLAALVLGMESLLASTVGPRVRISYDLESDLPSAVADANQLEMALLNLAVNGRDAMPEGGVLTIHVGLETFHHQHGSELRPGRYLQLCVHDTGVGMDEATRVKATEPFFSTKGIGRGTGLGLSMVHGLAAQLGGALSLESAPGEGTTVKIWLPLSGADPTALASAAESAPGPHSGTVLLVDDETLVRSSTADMLADLGYRVVEAESAAQALRKLDEEIEIQILVTDHLMPEMTGAELVVAARRRHPGLHCLIVSGYAEESGISADFVRLTKPFRQAELAEKLAGLAAGLEN, encoded by the coding sequence GCGACAAGCACCCCGGCGCGCTGGGACGCCCGTTTCAGCAAGTGTGGTGGGACATCTGGGATGACATCAAGCCGCTGGTGGACCGCGCCCTGGCTGACGAAGCCACCTGGTCCGAGAACCTGCCGCTCACCATGAACCGCCGCGGTTTCCTGGAGGAGACTTGGTGGACCTTCTCCTATTCGCCGGTGCGCGATGACGACGGGCGGATCGGAGGAATGTTCTGCTCCTGCTTGGAGACCACCATTCAGGTGCTGGCGGAGCGCCAAAACACCGAGCAGCGACAGCGCCTGTTCGAACTCTCACGAGACTTGTTCGGCGTCGCGACGACCGACGGCTACCTCAAGTCGGTCAACCCGGCTTGGTCGCACGTTCTGGGGCGCACGGAGGAAGAGCTGCTTACGCGGCCGTTTTCCGAGATCATCCACCCCGATGACCTTGGGACGACCGCCGAGGTGGTGGCCGCCTTGGCGAGAGGCGAAGCGGCGCATCAGTTTCACGTCAGGCTCCTCAAGGCCGATGGCGAAGCTATCGCATTCGCCTGGTCGGCGGTGCCTGACGCGGCCTCCGCATCAGGCATCTTCTATACGGTGGGCCGCGACATCACCGAAGAGCTCCGTCGCGACGAGATGCTTCGGCACAGCCAGAAAATGGACGCGATGGGACAGCTGACCGGCGGCGTGGCCCACGACTTCAATAATCTCCTGATGCCGATCATCGGCAGCCTGGACATGCTCCAGCGCAAGGGCGTTGGGGATCAGCGATCGCGGCGCATGATCGATGGTGCGCTCCAATCAGCCGAGCGCGCCAAGACCCTGGTGCAGCGGCTGTTGGGTTTCGCACGGCGTCAGCCCCTGCAACCCCAGCCGATTGACCTAGCGGCGCTGGTCCTGGGTATGGAGAGCCTGCTGGCGAGCACAGTGGGCCCACGGGTCCGGATTTCGTACGACTTGGAGTCCGACCTGCCCTCGGCGGTGGCCGACGCCAACCAGCTTGAGATGGCGTTGTTGAACCTGGCGGTGAATGGCCGAGACGCCATGCCGGAGGGCGGGGTGCTCACGATCCATGTGGGGCTGGAGACTTTTCACCACCAACATGGATCCGAGCTGAGGCCCGGGCGGTACTTGCAGCTCTGCGTCCACGATACGGGTGTGGGCATGGACGAGGCCACTCGGGTCAAGGCGACCGAGCCTTTCTTTTCGACGAAGGGCATCGGTCGCGGCACCGGCCTTGGGCTATCCATGGTCCATGGCCTGGCGGCTCAACTCGGCGGCGCGCTCTCTTTGGAAAGCGCTCCTGGCGAAGGCACCACGGTGAAGATATGGCTTCCGCTGTCGGGCGCCGATCCAACCGCGCTTGCATCGGCCGCGGAGTCTGCGCCTGGGCCGCATTCCGGGACCGTGTTGCTCGTCGACGACGAAACCCTCGTGAGGTCCAGCACGGCCGACATGCTCGCTGATCTCGGATACAGGGTTGTCGAAGCCGAAAGCGCCGCACAGGCGCTCCGCAAGCTCGACGAGGAGATCGAAATACAGATCCTGGTGACCGACCACCTGATGCCCGAGATGACTGGCGCGGAGCTAGTCGTCGCCGCGCGCCGCCGTCACCCTGGCCTGCACTGCCTGATTGTCTCGGGCTATGCCGAAGAGTCGGGTATCTCAGCCGACTTCGTGCGGCTCACAAAGCCGTTCCGACAGGCCGAGCTTGCCGAGAAGCTCGCGGGTTTGGCCGCCGGGCTGGAGAATTGA